CTGCTTTCGCTATTAAACAGATGAAAGAGTTCATACGCCATTTGTAGCTTACCAATGACCAGAGGCACTTCTTCCAGGGGAATTTGTTCGAGGAGGAGTTTACCTAAAGCGGGGGAACCAGTGGAGAAGGTCGAGATATACTCTAAAATGGGATTTTTCAGCAGTGCCGTGACCCCTTGAGTCGTAGTCATCTGTTTGGTGTAGCGATCAATAATTTTGGCAGCCGCAACACTGCGGGCTTCGCGATCGCGCAAAAATCGCCCCAAACGCAGTTGTTTGGCGGGTGCAATCCGATTCATCAATGCTAAAGACAGTTGCGCTGTATTCCAACTCTCCCGTTGGGTTTCTGCATCCCAAGTGACTAGAGGAAAGACATCCTGACAAAACGCTGCTAGTTGTTCCTTGCGGTACTCGGTTGCCTCGCGAATCCTTTTCTCTTTCGGTTGCGTTCCTTGTTCCCAGTCGTAGGGCGGATGCCATTCCCGCATCGGACGTAAGCGATCCACTTGCGTGACCACGGTGATGACCGGTAAATCATTAATTTCCGATTTCACATCGGATAAAAAGTCATAATCCATCGCTAAAGCGGGATCTAAGGCAGGGGTTACCAATAGCAACAGGTCAGCCGTCGTCGCATACTCTAACACTAACCCCCGCAATTCGCGACCACTGACTTGTTCGTAGCCTGGTGTATCCCAAAGCGTTAATTGGTCGCCAGTGATACTCTCCCAATCGTAACTTTCAATTTTGTCAGTACTGGGTAGCACATCCACCTTGGCTTGTTGCGACTGGAAGAGGGTGTTAATGACACTGCTTTTTCCCGCACCCGTCCGACCAATCAGAAGCAGATTCACCGGTTTTTGTTCCACTTCGGTTTGGGGTTGTGCTTGTTCGAGGATCTCTTGAATCGTTTGGGTTTGGCCTTGGGGAAAGTCTTGCTGGGAGGAGGGGGTTTCCGGGAGAGAAAGAGTTCCAGGTTGACCCCCATACAGCGCGATCGCGCGTTGGGCAAGTTGTCTCAGTGCCACTTGACGCAAGACTTGCGAGAGGTTGCCCAGTAATTCCTGATTGGCTTGTTGGGTATAGCCTTTTCCGAGTTGTCTGGCTGCTGCTGCAACCGGATTAATCACCCACTGTGCCCAACTCCAAACTTTCAGGGCGGTTTGCGCCGAAGGTTGCACCCGCTGATAGACTTCATAGGCGCGATAGGCTTGTCCTACGGTCACTTGATTTAACGCGGGAGAAAGTTTTTGCATCCACTGATCCACATCGTCTACTGTCCCGCGCATTAAGCCATAAACTTGCGGAATGTAAATATTGAGGAGAGGATACTTGACTTCTGGATTATAGATTTGCGCGATCGCGCTGACCACTTCCTGACATCGCTGCCAAAATAATTGCCAATCTTCCCAAATTGGTGGATCCCCTTGGGTATTGCTCAGGATCTTTTGTAAAGCAGTTTCCACTTGCTGATTAATGTCTTCATCAGCCGACGTGTCGATCCGGGTGGCTTCTAACTCTTGCGTGACTTGTTCAGTAAGGGTTTCGATATCTTCAAAAGCCGGTTTGGTCCATTTGGCTAGCAGCGATCGCCAGCCCAGAAAAAGCAACGCAATCATTCCCCAAATCCAACTAATGTCCCAAGCTTGAATTTGTAATCCTGCTGCCACTAAGAGAAAAAGGACTACTAAAACAAAGGGCATGACTAAAACAATCCATTGCCAAATTTTTAACTGTATCATCACTTTCATGCCAAGAAACTGGTCGCACGGCAACGACTCAATTGATTCCTTAAAAATATTACCATCACTCTTTTTTTGTTTCTTTTAAACTTAAATTTTAGGGTTAATATCACCTCTTAAATCTGTGGAATTAAGTTATGATGATTGCCAAAATCTCTTTGTTATTTTGTTGTCATTAATTTCAGTTCAACTCAATTATTGATCCTTCATTCCATAAGGGAATTTAATTAATCATCCTAGCGAAGTGGAAGGATAACAAAGTTACGCATCATCCTAATTAAATCAGCCTATTCTGCATTGGTTATGGAACAATTTGAACTGCAAGGGATTAATCACTTAGCCTTAGTGTGCCAAGATATGGCTCGTACTGTTGATTTTTATTGCAATACACTGGGGTTACGACTGATTAAAACCCTAGAAATACCAGAAGGGGGACAGCACTTCTTTTTCGATATTGGCAATGGCGACGCGATCGCTTTTTTCTGGTTTCCAGACGCGCCAGCGGCTTCACCTGGTATTGCTTCTGTTGATCCCAACGGGTTACAAACGGGTAATCTTCAAACCGCTCATGGTTCAATGCATCATGTTGCCTTTCAGGTTGCTCCCGAGAAGTTAGAAGACTATCGGACCAAACTGATCGCGAAAGGGGTTCAAACGACTCCCATTCTGCACCATGCCGATGTTCCGGAAGGCTACGTTCCAGAAGTGGATGAAACAACTTTTATGTCTTCCTTTTACTTTTTTGACCCCAATGGGATTTTATTAGAATTTGCGGCGAATGTACGGGAACTGGGCGATCCCAAGCGAGATTTGCAACATCCACCCGCAACCACAAAAAGTTAGCTAAT
Above is a window of Cyanobacteria bacterium GSL.Bin1 DNA encoding:
- a CDS encoding GTPase, which produces MIQLKIWQWIVLVMPFVLVVLFLLVAAGLQIQAWDISWIWGMIALLFLGWRSLLAKWTKPAFEDIETLTEQVTQELEATRIDTSADEDINQQVETALQKILSNTQGDPPIWEDWQLFWQRCQEVVSAIAQIYNPEVKYPLLNIYIPQVYGLMRGTVDDVDQWMQKLSPALNQVTVGQAYRAYEVYQRVQPSAQTALKVWSWAQWVINPVAAAARQLGKGYTQQANQELLGNLSQVLRQVALRQLAQRAIALYGGQPGTLSLPETPSSQQDFPQGQTQTIQEILEQAQPQTEVEQKPVNLLLIGRTGAGKSSVINTLFQSQQAKVDVLPSTDKIESYDWESITGDQLTLWDTPGYEQVSGRELRGLVLEYATTADLLLLVTPALDPALAMDYDFLSDVKSEINDLPVITVVTQVDRLRPMREWHPPYDWEQGTQPKEKRIREATEYRKEQLAAFCQDVFPLVTWDAETQRESWNTAQLSLALMNRIAPAKQLRLGRFLRDREARSVAAAKIIDRYTKQMTTTQGVTALLKNPILEYISTFSTGSPALGKLLLEQIPLEEVPLVIGKLQMAYELFHLFNSESSLQQFDLRSLWSLLLDHSESPEKNAFAFGHALIAYWTQELSVNQLRETFEDYL
- a CDS encoding VOC family protein, which produces MEQFELQGINHLALVCQDMARTVDFYCNTLGLRLIKTLEIPEGGQHFFFDIGNGDAIAFFWFPDAPAASPGIASVDPNGLQTGNLQTAHGSMHHVAFQVAPEKLEDYRTKLIAKGVQTTPILHHADVPEGYVPEVDETTFMSSFYFFDPNGILLEFAANVRELGDPKRDLQHPPATTKS